A window of Enoplosus armatus isolate fEnoArm2 chromosome 3, fEnoArm2.hap1, whole genome shotgun sequence contains these coding sequences:
- the LOC139282516 gene encoding rab GDP dissociation inhibitor beta: MQEYDIIVLGTGLKECVLSGLMSQSGKKVLHLDKNPYYGGESASISPLEELYKKFKVPGPAKSLGRGKEWNIDLIPKFFLANGQLVKILVHTDVTRYLDFKLVEGSYVYKAGKVHKVPGTEEDAHASDLMGMFDKRRFRKLLLFALNFDVRNPRTYQDVDPNKTTTRDLFCRFDLGQDVMEFTGHAIALHGSESYLDQPCLETIRRIRLYAESLSRHNTSPYLYPVYGLGELPQGFARLSAEYGGTFLLNRAVDEIVMDNGRVTAVKSEGKLFHCKQLICDPSYVPNRVRKVGRVIRVICLLNHPVKNTHEASSCQIIIPQTQLNRKSDIYISVVSYAHNVASDGVYIATVSTTAETSNPEKEVQPGLELLEPIMQKFVSVNNLLVPNEDGKKSQIFVSRSYDATNHFENECEDITDMYHRITGAELCFGGSQRHTSHNSDDD; the protein is encoded by the exons ATGCAGGAATATGATATTATTGTGCTTGGAACTGGACTCAAG GAATGTGTCCTCTCTGGTTTAATGTCTCAAAGTGGGAAAAAGGTCCTTCACCTTGACAAGAATCCTTACTATGGAGGTGAGAGTGCATCCATTTCTCCCCTTGAGGAG CTGTACAAGAAGTTTAAGGTTCCAGGTCCTGCCAAGTCTTTGGGCCGTGGAAAAGAGTGGAACATTGATCTTATCCCCAAATTCTTTCTTGCCAATG GTCAGCTGGTGAAAATCTTGGTGCACACTGACGTTACTCGGTATCTGGACTTCAAACTTGTTGAAGGCAGCTATGTTTACAAAGCAGGCAAAGTGCACAAAGTCCCCGGCACAGAGGAGGATGCCCATGCTTCAG ATCTGATGGGCATGTTTGACAAGAGAAGGTtcaggaagctgctgctctTTGCCCTGAACTTTGACGTGCGAAACCCTCGGACCTACCAGGACGTGGATCCCAACAAAACGACCACACGGGACCTGTTCTGCCGCTTTGACCTGGGACAAGATGTCATGGAGTTCACAGGTCACGCCATAGCCTTACACGGCAGTGAGAG TTACCTGGACCAGCCGTGTTTGGAAACCATCAGACGGATCAGGCTGTACGCTGAGTCTCTGTCCCGCCACAACACCAGTCCGTACCTCTACCCCGTGTACGGGCTGGGAGAACTACCACAGGGATTTGCCAG actgaGTGCAGAGTACGGAGGGACTTTCCTGTTGAACAGAGCAGTGGATGAGATTGTGATGGACAACGGCAGAGTGACAGCTGTGAAATCTGAGGGGAAG CTGTTCCACTGTAAACAGCTCATCTGCGACCCCAGCTACGTTCCTAATCGAGTGAGGAAAGTGGGGCGTGTAATAAGAGTCATCTGTTTATTAAATCATCCGGTTAAAAACACCCACGAGGCCAGCTCCTGTCAAATCATCATCcctcaaacacaactcaacagGAAATCAG ACATTTACATATCTGTAGTGTCCTACGCCCACAATGTGGCCTCAGACGGGGTCTACATCGCCACTGTGAGCACGACTGCAGAAACCAGCAACCCGGAGAAAGAAGTCCAGCCAGGCCTGGAGCTTCTGGAGCCCATCATGCAGAA ATTTGTGTCAGTCAACAACCTGCTGGTTCCCAATGAAGATGGAAAGAAGAGTCAG ATTTTTGTGTCCCGTTCATATGATGCAACAAACCACTTTGAGAATGAGTGTGAGGACATCACAGACATGTATCACCGGATCACAGGAGCAGAGCTCTGCTTCGGTGGATCGCAGAGACACACGTCTCACAACTCTGATGATGACTGA
- the LOC139282830 gene encoding transmembrane protein 43 isoform X2, protein MSSAQTFSGKDPNQHKRVSVQSNPGFLERLSETAGGTVVGVGLFFLSFYVLFTNEGRALQTASSLDEGLSQVVSLGPFSSLDLQNDNRLVHLSAQLRTSQPLHDPNYRVVVQAVKLKRQVEMYQWVEYRESKDYQEDGETKTETTYTYNTEWKSELINSRNFDKEIGHQNPSAMAVESVTVVAPEVRVGPFTLSKGLVEQVNDFETLSLRDLTAVNLDPFLSIDDDYFYHTQNPRRPEVGDVRVRFSFAGLSGETSRLGPPQTVSVVAMQRGEQLMPFKTRAGDTLEILYLEELSAEVFMKEHQYNSMKTWGLRAAGWALMFLSIQLTMRIIYTLVDWVPILRELVSVGLKIFALCVSCSLSLLTIAVGWLFYRPLVAAALGALALLPVFLARSRLPEKKNE, encoded by the exons ATGTCTTCAGCACAGACC ttttcaggtaaagacccaaaccaacacaAGCGTGTATCTGTTCAGTCCAACCCGGGATTCCTGGAGCGATTAAGTGAAACTGCAGGAGGAACAGTTGTTGGTGTCggactttttttcctctcattttatGTTCTCTTCACCAATGAG GGACGGGCTCTGCAAACAGCATCTTCCCTGGATGAGGGTCTTTCTCAGGTTGTGTCGTTGGGGCCTTTCTCCAGCCTCGACCTGCAGAACGACAACCGTTTAGTTCATCTGTCGGCACAGCTGCGCACCTCACAG CCCCTGCATGATCCCAACTACAGAGTGGTGGTACAGGCAGTCAAGCTGAAGAGGCAGGTGGAGATGTATCAGTGGGTGGAGTACCGGGAGAGCAA GGACTACCAAGAGGACGgtgagaccaaaacagagacGACGTACACCTACA ACACCGAGTGGAAATCAGAGTTGATCAACAGTCGTAACTTTGACAAGGAAATCGGTCACCAGAACCCAAG TGCCATGGCGGTTGAGAGCGTCACAGTGGTGGCTCCTGAAGTCAGAGTTGGACCTTTCACTCTGTCTAAAG GCCTGGTGGAGCAGGTAAATGACTTCGAGACGCTGAGTTTGAGGGATCTCACTGCCGTTAACTTGGACCCTTTTCTCAGCATTGATGACGATTATTTCTATCACACTCAAAACCCACGGAGACCGGAG GTCGGGGATGTGCGTGTGAGATTCTCCTTCGCTGGACTGAGCGGCGAGACGTCTCGCCTCGGCCCGCCTCAAACT GTCAGTGTTGTGGCCATGCAGAGAGGGGAGCAGCTGATGCCTTTTAAAACCAGGGCAGGAGACACTCTGGAGATCCTGTACCTGGAGGAGCTCTCTGCAGAG GTTTTTATGAAAGAACACCAGTACAACAGCATGAAGACATGGGGACTCAGGGCTGCAGGCTGGGCCCTCATGTTCCTCAGTATTCAGCTGACCATGCGCATCATCTACACATTGG TGGACTGGGTTCCTATCCTCAGAGAGCTCGTGTCCGTGGGGCTGAAGATATTCGCCTTGTGcgtctcctgctctctgtctcttctcacCATCGCAGTAGGCTGGCTTTTTTACAGACCATTAGTGGCTGCGGCTCTGGGAGCTCTGGCTCTGCTGCCGGTGTTTCTCGCCCGCTCACGACttccagagaagaagaacgagTGA
- the nckipsd gene encoding NCK-interacting protein with SH3 domain — MYRSLYAFRSAEPNSLHFAAGESFLILERSNKHWWLGSRCSSGETGYIPASYIEKIQAPEQDEVLQSIDRAIEGIHNVALKNGGKYNLEQRDVLQKLIHHRKETLARRSSSSSGHKQGLPSSSSEISLSQTPPPPNGLNRDYGRQGSVPLSGSMDNMQGEQGFYQVPPQPRRAAPITPPPPEKLRNSRRSEPEVPSRVSSLPPSPAPSLSISTTSLESGSSHSPVSSDVSLPSVSSTPPPPVPSRVKPSAPPPDVPPSDSPPQPAPAKKSPAPQPPQPTPPSQPAVEEQPESEWPVAPPSVAESPPGSPTTTPEPVPMTIGAELIELVRKNTGLSYELSRVAVGVVVGHLQTALPQASSALEQVLLSLVESKDLSAALPQGQVCHDEQRLEVIFSDLARHRDDSQQRSWALHEDHALIACYLEELLKILTDADPEVCKRMCKANHYENVLSLVSYYQMEHRVSLRLLLLKVFGAMCSLDAALISTFLNSILPMELARDLQTDTQEHQKMCYTALVLTMIFSMGEQVPYHHYEHLNADFVAFLLGVVEDGLPSDPTEQLPDIFLNLLLAFNLHHTAPSSNVIMQEVKKKNVKILSEKVLLLLNRGDDPVCMFKHAPPAPHSVLKFLQDVFATRETADIFYRTDMMVMIDIAVRQISDLSPGDKLRMEYLSLMHSIMRSTDYLEHQHRLSDLQGALQMILREEEDPGEDEGNATAKQMDKLIVQQIYKEFPRICENQD; from the exons ATGTACCGGTCTCTGTACGCCTTCCGATCCGCGGAGCCCAACTCGCTGCACTTCGCGGCCGGAGAAAGCTTCCTAATCCTGGAGAGGAGCAACAAACACTGGTGGCTGGGGTCCCGCTGCAGCTCGGGGGAGACCGGTTACATCCCAGCCTCTTACATCGAAAAAATACAG GCTCCAGAGCAGGATGAGGTGTTGCAGTCTATTGACAGAGCAATCGAAGGGATCCACAATGTGGCCTTAAAGAATGGAGGCAAATACAATCTGGAGCAGAGAGATGTTCTACA GAAGTTGATCCATCACAGAAAGGAGACTCTTGCGCGACGAAGTTCCTCATCCTCCGGCCACAAACAAGGCCTCCCATCTTCCAGCAGTGAAATATCTCTCAGTCagactcctcctccacccaacGGCCTAAACCGAGACTACGGGCGACAGGGGAGCGTGCCGTTATCAGGAAGCATGGACAATATGCAGGGAGAGCAGGGCTTTtaccag GTGCCTCCTCAACCTCGACGTGCGGCTCCGatcaccccacctccccctgAGAAGCTGCGAAACAGCCGGCGTTCAG AGCCAGAGGTCCCCTCCAGagtgtcctctctccctccgtcccCTGCTCCGTCCCTCTCGATCAGCACCACCTCCTTAGAGTCTGGCTCCTCCCACTCACCGGTCTCCTCTGATGTCAGCCTGCCAAGTGTTtccagcacccccccccctcccgtgCCATCCCGTGTGAAGCCCTCTGCACCGCCTCCGGACGTGCCTCCCTCTGACTCCCCTCCTCAGCCAGCTCCTGCAAAGAAGAGCCCGGCTCCACAGCCTCCCCAGCCCACCCCTCCTTCACAGCCCgctgtggaggagcagccgGAGAGTGAATGGCCCGTTGCCCCCCCGTCTGTTGCTGAAAGCCCTCCTGGCAGCCCCACTACCACCCCTGAGCCGGTTCCCATGACTATTGGGGCTGAACTGATCGAGCTGGTACGGAAGAACACGGGCTTGAGTTACGAGCTGTCTCGGGTCGCTGTGGGCGTGGTGGTCGGCCACCTGCAGACGGCCCTACCTCAGGCCTCCTCTGCTTTGGAGCAAGTTCTCCTCTCGCTGGTGGAGAGCAAG GATTTGAGTGCAGCGCTGCCGCAGGGTCAGGTATGTCACGACGAACAGAGGCTGGAGGTGATCTTCAGCGACCTCGCCCGGCACCGGGACGATTCCCAGCAGCGTAGCTGGGCGCTTCATGAAGACCACGCTCTCATCGCCTGCTACCTGGAAGAGTTGCTGAAGATACTG aCTGATGCAGATCCAGAAGTGTGTAAGAGGATGTGCAAGGCCAACCACTACGAGAATGTGCTGTCTCTGGTTTCATATTATCAGATG GAGCATCGCGTGTCtttgcggctgctgctgctcaaagTGTTCGGGGCGATGTGCAGCCTGGATGCTGCTCTCATCTCCACCTTCCTCAACTCCATCCTGCCCATGGAGCTGGCCAGGGACCTGCAGACTGACACACAAG aaCACCAGAAGATGTGTTACACAGCTTTGGTACTTACTATGATCTTCTCAATGGGCGAACAGGTGCCATATCATCACTACG AACACTTGAATGCTGACTTTGTTGCGTTTCTGCTGGGTGTGGTGGAGGACGGACTTCCCTCTGATCCCACAGAGCAGCTGCCTGACATCTTCCTGAACCTCCTGCTGGCCTTCAACCTGCACCACACAG CACCCAGCAGCAATGTGATCATgcaggaggtgaagaagaaaaatgtcaagaTCCTGTCAGAGaaagtgctgctgcttctgAACAGAGGCG ATGACCCTGTGTGTATGTTCAAACACGCACCGCCTGCACCGCACTCTGTGCTCAAGTTTCTGCAGGATGTTTTCGCCACCCGAGAGACCGCTGACATCTTCTACCGCACTGACATGATGGTGATGATTGACATTGCCGTTCGACAAATATCTGACCTTTCACCCGGAGACAAG CTGCGGATGGAGTATCTCTCCCTCATGCACTCCATAATGCGCTCGACAGACTATCTCGAGCACCAGCACCGCCTGTCTgacctgcagggggcgctgcagATGATTCTCAGGGAGGAGGAAGATCcaggagaggatgaagggaaCGCTACAGCGAAACAGATGGATAAGCTAATCGTACAGCAGATCTACAAGGAGTTCCCACGGATCTGTGAGAACCAGGACTAA
- the ndufaf3 gene encoding NADH dehydrogenase [ubiquinone] 1 alpha subcomplex assembly factor 3: protein MVIAVCARFLLQRSTHGFLFYSRAAPAFSSPFLSRAHRLGPSDDEMYQRTTVSVMQKEPGSGIMIHTYSSQGFNIDGNKVFGPCAVLPPAILQWNVGSYKDITEESVSLFHMLEPRIEILVLGTGARLERINPSVLALLKRKGIAVEVQDTPNACATFNFLTSERRVAAAGLIPPPISTALEVMQE from the exons ATGGTCATTGCGGTGTGTGCCAGATTCCTTCTTCAGAGATCAACACACGGGTTTCTGTTCTACTCCAGGGCAGCACCCGCTTTCTCAAG TCCGTTTCTGTCTCGTGCACATAGATTAGGTCCCAGTGATGATGAAATGTACCAGCGTACCACGGTGTCCGTCATGCAGAAGGAGCCGGGCAGTGGGATCATGATCCACACCTACAGTTCCCAAGGATTCAACATTGACGGCAACAAGGTGTTTGGGCCCTGTGCTGTGCTGCCTCCTGCTATCCTCCAGTGGAAT gttggCAGTTATAAAGACATCACAGAAGAAAGTGTCTCACTTTTCCACATGCTTGAACCAAGGATAg AGATTCTTGTGCTGGGCACGGGCGCAAGGCTTGAACGAATTAACCCCTCAGTGCTAGCTCTACTCAAGCGTAAAGGCATCGCTGTGGAGGTGCAAGACACG CCAAATGCTTGTGCAACCTTCAACTTCCTGACTAGTGAGCGAAGAGTGGCGGCTGCTGGTCTGATCCCTCCTCCCATCAGCACGGCACTGGAAGTAATGCAGGAATAA
- the LOC139282830 gene encoding transmembrane protein 43 isoform X1, translating to MSSAQTFSGKDPNQHKRVSVQSNPGFLERLSETAGGTVVGVGLFFLSFYVLFTNEGRALQTASSLDEGLSQVVSLGPFSSLDLQNDNRLVHLSAQLRTSQPLHDPNYRVVVQAVKLKRQVEMYQWVEYRESKDYQEDGETKTETTYTYNTEWKSELINSRNFDKEIGHQNPSAMAVESVTVVAPEVRVGPFTLSKGLVEQVNDFETLSLRDLTAVNLDPFLSIDDDYFYHTQNPRRPEVGDVRVRFSFAGLSGETSRLGPPQTVSVVAMQRGEQLMPFKTRAGDTLEILYLEELSAEEVFMKEHQYNSMKTWGLRAAGWALMFLSIQLTMRIIYTLVDWVPILRELVSVGLKIFALCVSCSLSLLTIAVGWLFYRPLVAAALGALALLPVFLARSRLPEKKNE from the exons ATGTCTTCAGCACAGACC ttttcaggtaaagacccaaaccaacacaAGCGTGTATCTGTTCAGTCCAACCCGGGATTCCTGGAGCGATTAAGTGAAACTGCAGGAGGAACAGTTGTTGGTGTCggactttttttcctctcattttatGTTCTCTTCACCAATGAG GGACGGGCTCTGCAAACAGCATCTTCCCTGGATGAGGGTCTTTCTCAGGTTGTGTCGTTGGGGCCTTTCTCCAGCCTCGACCTGCAGAACGACAACCGTTTAGTTCATCTGTCGGCACAGCTGCGCACCTCACAG CCCCTGCATGATCCCAACTACAGAGTGGTGGTACAGGCAGTCAAGCTGAAGAGGCAGGTGGAGATGTATCAGTGGGTGGAGTACCGGGAGAGCAA GGACTACCAAGAGGACGgtgagaccaaaacagagacGACGTACACCTACA ACACCGAGTGGAAATCAGAGTTGATCAACAGTCGTAACTTTGACAAGGAAATCGGTCACCAGAACCCAAG TGCCATGGCGGTTGAGAGCGTCACAGTGGTGGCTCCTGAAGTCAGAGTTGGACCTTTCACTCTGTCTAAAG GCCTGGTGGAGCAGGTAAATGACTTCGAGACGCTGAGTTTGAGGGATCTCACTGCCGTTAACTTGGACCCTTTTCTCAGCATTGATGACGATTATTTCTATCACACTCAAAACCCACGGAGACCGGAG GTCGGGGATGTGCGTGTGAGATTCTCCTTCGCTGGACTGAGCGGCGAGACGTCTCGCCTCGGCCCGCCTCAAACT GTCAGTGTTGTGGCCATGCAGAGAGGGGAGCAGCTGATGCCTTTTAAAACCAGGGCAGGAGACACTCTGGAGATCCTGTACCTGGAGGAGCTCTCTGCAGAG GAGGTTTTTATGAAAGAACACCAGTACAACAGCATGAAGACATGGGGACTCAGGGCTGCAGGCTGGGCCCTCATGTTCCTCAGTATTCAGCTGACCATGCGCATCATCTACACATTGG TGGACTGGGTTCCTATCCTCAGAGAGCTCGTGTCCGTGGGGCTGAAGATATTCGCCTTGTGcgtctcctgctctctgtctcttctcacCATCGCAGTAGGCTGGCTTTTTTACAGACCATTAGTGGCTGCGGCTCTGGGAGCTCTGGCTCTGCTGCCGGTGTTTCTCGCCCGCTCACGACttccagagaagaagaacgagTGA
- the LOC139283140 gene encoding transforming protein RhoA yields MAAIRKKLVIVGDGACGKTCLLIVFSKDQFPEVYVPTVFENYVADIEVDSKQVELALWDTAGQEDYDRLRPLSYPDTDVILMCFSIDSPDSLENIPEKWTPEVKHFCPNVPIILVGNKKDLRNDEHTRRELAKMKQEPVKPEDGRDMANRIGAFGYMECSAKTKDGVREVFEMATRAALQARRGKKSSKCVLL; encoded by the exons ATGGCAGCAATCAGGAAAAAGCTGGTCATAGTGGGAGATGGAGCCTGTGGAAAGACCTGCCTGCTCATTGTGTTCAGTAAGGACCAGTTTCCAGAGGTCTACGTGCCCACAGTGTTTGAGAACTACGTTGCTGACATTGAAGTCGATAGCAAACAG GTCGAGTTAGCGCTCTGGGATACAGCAGGTCAAGAAGACTATGACAGACTGCGCCCGCTCTCCTATCCAGACACTGATGTCATTCTCATGTGCTTCTCCATCGACAGCCCTGACAGTCTCG AGAACATTCCTGAGAAGTGGACTCCTGAGGTGAAACACTTCTGCCCCAATGTTCCCATTATACTAGTGGGAAATAAAAAGGACCTGCGTAACGATGAGCACACCCGGAGGGAGCTTGCCAAAATGAAACAG GAACCTGTGAAACCAGAAGATGGACGGGACATGGCTAACCGGATCGGTGCCTTTGGATACATGGAGTGCTCTGCGAAAACAAAGGATGGTGTGAGGGAAGTGTTCGAGATGGCCACCAGGGCTGCACTACAGGCCAGGCGGGGAAAGAAGAGCAGTAAATGTGTCCTACTGTAA
- the LOC139282760 gene encoding cytokine-inducible SH2-containing protein-like: MVARAVTVLHHEERGGSCCPHPSPPPWDPAKDLRCITTTFQYLQTSGWYWGSISASEAREALLKKPEGTFLMRDSSHPQYMLALSVKTRCGPTSVRIEYSRGSFWLDSISPVLPHLQSFPDVLSLIQHYTGSGHTGQTSDDIHPKTQPDPDKHTAKDSGVPLKLMHPLHKPEAFPSLQHLTRLTINRRTNCPKQLPLPKPLLHYLQDYPFHI; encoded by the exons aTGGTTGCCCGGGCAGTGACAGTTTTACATCATGAGGAGCGAGGAGGTTCATGCTGCCCacatccctctcctccaccctggGACCCAGCAAAGGACCTACGCTGCATCACCACCACCTTCCAGTATCTACAGACCTCAG GCTGGTACTGGGGTTCCATCTCAGCGAGTGAAGCTCGGGAAGCTCTCCTAAAAAAGCCTGAAGGCACGTTTCTGATGCGGGACAGCAGTCATCCTCAGTACATGCTGGCCCTGTCGGTGAAGACCCGCTGTGGACCCACCAGTGTACGCATAGAGTACAGCAGGGGCTCTTTCTGGCTGGACTCCATTTCCCCCGTCCTGCCTCACCTACAGTCCTTCCCAGATGTTCTCAGCCTCATACAGCACTACACAGGCTCAGGCCACACAGGCCAGACATCTGATGACATCCACCCCAAAACACAGCCTGACCCTGACAAGCATACAGCGAAGGACAGCGGTGTGCCTCTGAAGCTGATGCACCCCCTGCACAAACCAGAGGCCTTCCCTTCTTTGCAGCACCTGACGCGCCTCACCATCAACAGACGCACAAACTGCCCCAAGCAGCTGCCACTCCCAAAGCCTCTGCTGCACTACCTGCAGGACTACCCTTTCCACATATGA